The Camelina sativa cultivar DH55 chromosome 16, Cs, whole genome shotgun sequence sequence atgaaaaataaatattataatttatagaaattatcttttccaaatggtagtctcaatattttagactaaatatttaaacttgaatttttattattagttttttaaaataattattttattaaatttgtattattagttcttaaaatttttattttatttattttggtcataaataaaagaagttaaaaattaagaagattattttgcaaataaaatagtttatctctatttatagaggaaaaagtAGAGTTCCtctaaaaatagaagaaaaaatagcaatAGATGTGAAAATAGAGATTTATTAGactaaaactaatttataatagagtttacaagataaaataaaagacaCGACAGAAACTCGTCGCACGTGATATGTGGTACAACAGCGCACGTGGAAGGCTTTTTGGTCTGTTTTAATTACTGATTAGATTAATAATCCGAAACAGTGGCCACTAATCATACGGAGAGGTCAAACCATGTGTGGTTATCCAAACTAGTagtaaaaagaattattatacCTACATCaattcgagtttttttttttgtttgattcactaCTTGAATGTTGTTGCATCAACAGATTTCAAGGTCAAATGTAACTATTTTAATTCCTAAAAATAGAACATAGTTTGACATTCTCGTGTTTcgattattatataaaaatttaaacggTTTTGACATTTGTAAGCGTGTTAGCTGTAAGATACttatttgtaaaaaacaaaagacatattGTTTCAGCCATTAATTAAAGTTGATACGCGGGATTGTTGACTTAATCTTCTTATACCAGAGAAACAAATCTCCTTATAACTCTATAAGTCCTATAGTACAGTAGTACATGTTATGAATCATACACTACAACGTACCACCGTTGATCCAATTTCTTTGGATGCATATCATTTCAGTTTCACTTTCTGTACGAATCTTTTTCGCTGTGTAGTTGGTATTATTTACTTGGTGTGATTGTTGTGGCTACCTAACTATTATTAAGATGAAgatcaaattataatataatttgatcATAAACCTAAATTAAAAGAACAGAAAATTGCTTATAATTTACTTATGTTTAATCATTTCATAATTCGTACAAGTTAGATGTTCTCGACTAATACAAGGATTTTATGTGACAGTCCCCAAGACTCACAGCCCAAATTTGTTTATCTGCTCTTGTTTAATCTGAAATTAGGTCATAACCTCGGCGGTTAAATAATATTCCATTCGAGAATTGAAAACGTTAAACAATCATTACAGTGTAACGTTTCATCAATTTATTAATGCATCCAAGTAGATGATGATtcatctaagaaaaaaaaaaaaaaacgatttgactaaaaccatcaaacattaaaaaaaaaaaaaaaaaaaaaagaagcaacaacTCTTGTTTCTGTGATATAAATCAAGaatcgattaaaaaaaaaagccgaaTCTGTAACTGtaagtaaaataaacaaagagctgagaattattaaaaaaaaaacacacaactcgTTTTATTTTGATATCTGAAACCTTTTTTGCAAAAGTAGGTTCTGTTCTTACAATGGCGGCGTCGTCGTCGAGGAGTTGCTTctctcatcaccaccaccaccttggagttggaggatctcttctcttctcatacCAATCCCAAGACCCGAAACAGTCCGAGCCAGATTCCTCTCCATCTCCCCAACTCCCAATCTCATCTGCTCATGACGACGAGCCAGTCTCCCCAACGCGTTTCTAATCCCAAGCCAATCGTCTTCCACATCATCACCATCAGCTGTAATCGTAGCCAGATCCGACAATCTGATCCTCTCTGAACCAACCTTGGTCGCCGTGGGTAGCTCGAACCGGCAAAGCGGACACGAGTTATGATCCGAGAGCCAAGGAACGATGCAGCCAGAGTGATATATATGGCTACACGGCAACCTCCGAGCAGATTCACCGACGACGAAATCATCCTTGCAGACGGCGCAGAGTAAACCGGGATCTGAACCGTCGGTGGAACAGAGCATAGAAGACGAGATCTGAATCGTAGGAATCGAATCGATATCTGAAGATCTCAGcaacgaagatgaagaagatgaagaggtagaagaagaagaggaagaggaagatccGGAGTTATCGGAAGCGAGGTGACGGAGGAGACGGTGAAGGTAAGGACTATCGAGGAGGAAATTGTCATCGGAGTTAACAGTTGGATCGACGAAACACCAatcttcttcgtcctcttcgtcgtcgtcatcgTTATCTCCATCGtcaactccttcttcttcgaAATCGCCGATGGTGACGTCAaagagattagaagaagaagaagaagaatcgtgaTCCATACGTTCGAGGAAATCGAGACCGCACTGGGGACATAAGAGAGGAGATGAATCGGAATCGGAGTCGGAGGAAGAGAGGAGTGATAGACTCATGTCGCATTCGTGACACCAGTATGTTCGTCGTTCAGGCTCGCCGTGGNNNNNNNNNNNNNNNNNNNNNNNNNNNNNNNNNNNNNNNNNNNNNNNNNNNNNNNNNNNNNNNNNNNNNNNNNNNNNNNNNNNNNNNNNNNNNNNNNNNNNNNNNNNNNNNNNNNNNNNNNNNNNNNNNNNNNNNNNNNNNNNNNNNNNNNNNNNNNNNNNNNNNNNNNNNNNNNNNNNNNNNNNNNNNNNNNNNNNNNNNNNNNNNNNNNNNNNNNNNNNNNNNNNNNNNNNNNNNNNNNNNNNNNNNNNNNNNNNNNNNNNNNNNNNNNNNNNNNNNNNNNNNNNNNNNNNNNNNNNNNNNNNNNNNNNNNNNNNNNNNNNNNNNNNNNNNNNNNNNNNNNNNNNNNNNNNNNNNNNNNNNNNNNNNNNNNNNNNNNNNNNNNNNNNNNNNNNNNNNNNNNNNNNNNNNNNNNNNNNNNNNNNNNNNNNNNNNNNNNNNNNNNNNNNNNNNNNNNNNNNNNNNNNNNNNNNNNNNNNNNNNNNNNNNNNNNNNNNNNNNNNNNNNNNNNNNNNNNNNNNNNNNNNNNNNNNNNNNNNNNNNNNNNNNNNNNNNNNNNNNNNNNNNNNNNNNNNNNNNNNNNNNNNNNNNNNNNNNNNNNNNNNNNNNNNNNNNNNNNNNNNNNNNNNNNNNNNNNNNNNNNNNNNNNNNNNNNNNNNNNNNNNNNNNNNNNNNNNNNNNNNNNNNNNNNNNNNNNNNNNNNNNNNNNNNNNNNNNNNNNNNNNNNNNNNNNNNNNNNNNNNNNNNNNNNNNNNNNNNNNNNNNNNNNNNNNNNNNNNNNNNNNNNNNNNNNNNNNNNNNNNNNNNNNNNNNNNNNNNNNNNNNNNNNNNNNNNNNNNNNNNNNNNNNNNNNNNNNNNNNNNNNNNNNNNNNNNNNNNNNNNNNNNNNNNNNNNNNNNNNNNNNNNNNNNNNNNNNNNNNNNNNNNNNNNNNNNNNNNNNNNNNNNNNNNNNNNNNNNNNNNNNNNNNNNNNNNNNNNNNNNNNNNNNNNNNNNNNNNNNNNNNNNNNNNNNNNNNNNNNNNNNNNNNNNNNNNNNNNNNNNNNNNNNNNNNNNNNNNNNNNNNNNNNNNNNNNNNNNNNNNNNNNNNNNNNNNNNNNNNNNNNNNNNNNNNNNNNNNNNNNNNNNNNNNNNNNNNNNNNNNNNNNNNNNGTCACCGTTTGTTTTTGCTGCAGGCTTGGCTTGGTCACATTTTAATCTCGGGTCTGATTGGTCACTGCTTGATTTTGCTGCATGCTTGGCTTTTCCTAGCTAAAAAATAATCGATGGCAACATGATTGTATAATTTAAGAGTATATTGTTCTTGTTCTATTTAGCTTGTAGTAATATCCTTTGGTATGCTTgacaaatttgattttatttggcCATGAATGATTAATTGTACTTCTAAATTGCAATTAATCATTTTTCccatttatgaattgcactaatatgtattaatattttattgtgttttgtatgtttgaaaattaataaaaatggaatatttttttttatttttataaaatcttaaatgtttacacatttataccacttctattctatttaaaattttaaaaaacaatattttcaaaaataagagatccaaaataaaaacttaccaataaaagagaaaattttatcgaagagatcatgggttcttatattccaaacagtacacaattaattcataaaaaatttaagaacccCCTTTATATGAACCCCCAATAAACTCTAATACGTCAACTCTTCTAAATCTCAGGAAGGACCACCCAAGCCCAAGGACACCTCTACTAGACGTTAGACCATGTGCAATGGCGTCTATTTGGGCAGTCCCCCAgcatttatcttttaaaaataaataaaaaaggctAAATAACGAAGAAACGTATCTTAAAGTGGGACGTTTTTTATCCGTCTACTTGGACACGTGGAAGCTGGTCGTCGAGAGAAAGTTCTCCAATTCTCTCTTCTATCTCGACTCCGTCTCCGTTTTCGTCTTGGGTCCGGTGGCCACACACGATCCGATCTCAGTCGCCGGCAGTCATCGCCCACCGTTTGGTGTTGcaatctttctctctccttcaaACTCGTAAGCTTCTTCAGCTTTCACTCTTTAGACCATCGGTAATCCCTAATTGTTCCCGACTGATCTAATAATTGCGTCGAATCGATCGCTGTGTTCTTCACGTTCGTGTTAATAAAAGTGTCGCTGATCATCTGTTTTGCAGATCTTCACATTTCAAGTGATTTTggttttctcacacaaatttacaAGCCATGGATAAATCGAGTGCTTTAGAATATATCAACCAGATGTTCCCAACAggtgattttgtaattttcttcatGAAAACAGTATTAGAGGGATTATAAGGTTCATAATTAAATCCCATGTATTATGATGAATTGTTGAATTTTGCTTGCTTCTGTAATCATGACCTTTTAGTTCAGCTGCTGATTAGTTTTCTTCATATGTAATGTGACTGCTTTTACCATGAGTTTCAAATGTGTGTGTTTCATTTTACAGAGGCATCACTATCTGGCGTTGAGCCACTTATGCAAAAGATTCAGGGTGAGATTCGACGGGTTGATGCTAGCATTCTCTCTGTTGTTCGTCAACAGGTGAGCTTTTACTTTTTTCTACGTTTACACACTGTAGGCTCATTTTTCTTCGTGATCAAACGAGCAAGAAATCGGTGTTCTTGCATTTCTATGCCCTTTATCTGGTATGTTCTGTGCCTCAGTCTCTTTCTTCTAATTTAGCTAGAGCTTCTATATCTGAAATAGAATGATGACTTGTTAGAAGGTGGCTAACTTGTGGTGAATTATGGAACTTCTCTATCTGAAATAGAAATGATGACTTGTTAGAAGGTGGTCTCAAGATTGGGTTTGTTAATGGATTCAAAGCTAACCTGTGGTGAATTATGGAACTTCTCTATCGAACTACTATTTGATTGTCCAATTTTAACGTATCCTGTGTTTGTCTTTGCTTCTCTTGCATCTCTTAACGGTTTAGTTTTTGTCAGGTGGACACTATGATTATCCAAGCTATCGGTCTGCTCGATGATCTTGACAAAGAGCTAAACACGTATGCGATGAGGGTTAGAGAATCTGTTATGCCAAATCTGTTAAATTGATGGGCAACTGGAGTAATGCTGCTAAGCTTGACTTCTCTGAGGTAAGTTTCATATTGTATACTGTGTAAATAGAACTCCATTAACCAAAGTTATATCCATGGGAACAGAAGTCAGTGACCTTGACTTGCTGCACATCCGGGAACTCTATGACCAGGTTCTTTCTCTGTCTGAGTACAG is a genomic window containing:
- the LOC104753243 gene encoding E3 ubiquitin-protein ligase RDUF2-like produces the protein MSLSLLSSSDSDSDSSPLLCPQCGLDFLERMDHDSSSSSSNLFDVTIGDFEEEGVDDGDNDDDDEEDEEDWCFVDPTVNSDDNFLLDSPYLHRLLRHLASDNSGSSSSSSSSTSSSSSSSLLRSSDIDSIPTIQISSSMLCSTDGSDPGLLCAVCKDDFVVGESARRLPCSHIYHSGCIVPWLSDHNSCPLCRFELPTATKVGSERIRLSDLATITADGDDVEDDWLGIRNALGRLARRHEQMRLGVGEMERNLARTVSGLGIGMRREEILQLQGGGGDERSNSSTTTPPL